The genomic window TCTCGTCGGTGCTGATACAGACGAGCTGGCGTCCGTCGTGACTGTACCGCACTCCGTGGACGCCCCCCGTCGGCTCGCTCAAGGCCCGGGCCTCTCGTCCCGTCGCCGCCTCCCAGATCCTCACGACGCCATCGTTCCCTCCCGAGGCTAGATAACGGCCGTCGAGGCTGAAGGCTACCGGCTCGACGCCGTCGGAGTGGCCTTCCATGATCCGCAGCAACCGACCGGACCCCGCGTCCCAGAGCCGGACCGACCTGTCCGATGAGCCGGTCGCGAGCCGAGTGCCATCGGGGCTGAAGGCAATCCCCCAGACCTGCTTCGTGTGGCCGAAGAGATTCACGACCTCCTTGCCGCTCCTCACGTCCGAGACGAGGACCTTCCCGTCCCAGGAATGCGCCAAGGCGAGCCGCGTGCCCGATGGGCTGAACGCAACGAAGGACACCACGCCCGGAAGATTGAGGGTGAGGGCCGGGCGAGGCGGCTCGTCAGGCCGGACTCCCTTCTGCGATCCCGTCGTGGCGATCCGGATCGATCGATGGGCCATCCGACGGAGATAGCCCCACTCCCAGCCACGGAGATCGTCGGGGCACTCGTCGAGCAGGTTCACCATCAGGTCCCAGCTCCTCGCCCGGCCGGCGTCCATCGCCTTCGCGAGCTGATCTCGGTAGTCACGGAGGCGATCCGGGACGCCGACTCGCAGCTTCGTGTTCCTGGTGGTCGCGGGGTCCGGACTCGGCACCTTCGCTGAAGTCGCCGCCTGACTTGAGCGGTCGCGGGCCTCGGCCGGTCGAGGGCCGGTCGCGGCGCCATGCGCCTCGGGTGGCGCCGCGAGGAAGGGGCGACCCGCGTCGTAGATCCGCACCGTCGTGATGTACTCGCCGCCGCCGGCCCAGGCGGCGAGCCGGCGTCCGTCGGGGCTGAAGCAAGCCGCGGACGTCCAGGTCACCGGGCCCTGGTCGCGGAGCGTCAGGGCGAGCTTGCCCGTCCGGGTGTCCCAGATCTTGATCTGCCCATCCTGGCCGCCGGTCACGAGACGGGAGCCGTCGGGGCTGAAGGATGCGGACCGCGCCCGGAGCCCGGCCAGCGTGACGAGGGCCTCGCCCGTCGCCACGTCCCAGATGCTGATGTGGCTGTCGGCGATCGCCGCGACACGGCGGGCATCCGCGCTGAGGCCGCCGAAGGTCTGCTGCGACACATCTCCGACCCGGAAAGAGCCGGATTCGTTTCCCGTCCTCACTTCCCGCACCCGGACCATTCCGTCGGCGCCGTAGGACACGAGCCTCCGGCCGTCCGGTGTGAAGGCGACGAGCCAGCACTTGTTGGAATGGTCCGCCCAGGAATGTAGCAGTTTGCCATCGCCGACCGACCAGACGCGGACGCCGAACTTCGCCTGATCACCCGCGGCGACGAGGCGACCATCGGGACTGACGGCGAGCTGGGTGAACAGGTACTTCTCGGAGCCCTCACCCCTGAGGTCCGCGACGAGCTCGTGCGTCGCGGCCTTCCATACCTTGATTGTATTACTCCCGATCGCTGCGACCAGCGTCCCGTCGGGGCTGTACGCGGGGAAGCCCCCCCACACGTCCGGGATCGACGAGCGTAAGCGGCCCGTCGATGCGTCGTAAAAGTTCAGGGGGGCGAAGGTCCACTTCTCGTCGTTGCCACCGACGGCGGCCTCGCGGCCGTCCGGGCTGAAGGTCACGATCCCGGCTCTTCCCGGATTGTCGAACGCGAGGAACCGCGCGGGGCGGACCGATCGCTCTGCCTCCGCGCCCCCCTCGGCATCGGCCGGGGTGGCGATCAGGGCGGAGAGGTAACGCCACTCCCAGTTCCGGTCCTCCGGCCGGCATGCGGCCAGGGCCGCGCGAGCCTCGTGCGCCTTGCCTTCGTCGATCAGGCGTTGTGCGACTCCGATCCTCTCGAGGTAGTCGACCGTGCCCGCGCTCGGTTTCGGGCCGGCGGCGGCGCCCTCACTCGGCCTCGGGCCGTCCCCGCTGCCGGCGGGCGGTTCCGGGGCCTTCGGCTTCGGGACGAGGGTGAGGCGGATGGCCGGGTTGTCGCCCCGCTTGATGGTGAACGACTCGCTCCGAGAGGCGAAGTCCTTGCCCTCGACCTCCAGCAGATGGCCGCCGACCCGGAGCTTCAGCGGCTCGCCGAGGCCCTCCACCGAGATCGCGTCGCCGTCGACCTTCACCTGGACGTCGGCCTTCGGATCGCTCACCTCGATGCGGACGGTACCCTCGCCGGTCCTGACGTAGATCACGATGCCGAGCACGATCGCCAGGGCGGCCACGGCCCCGCCGGCCGCCGCCGCGAGGGGCCGGCGCCGGCGAGGCGGCGGAGGCGTCGTGGCGACTGCCGGCTCCGTCGCCGGGACGCTCGTCGCCGCGGCGGACGTCCGCGAGGCCAGTCCCTCGAAGAGGCTGGCGAGCAGGCTCTCCCCGCGCGTCGGTCCCGGCGGGGCGGGGGCAGCTTGCGGCGGTCCGGCGAGCGCCTCCGCGATGGGACCCCCCACCGGGTTTGTCCCCGCGGCCGGGCCGCGCACGCAACCGTTCAGAGCCGCGGCGAACTCGGCCATCGTCGCGAACCGGCCCTCCGGGCGCTTCGCCAGGGCCCGCAGGCAGATCGCCTCCAGGTCGGGGCCGACCTCGGCTCGGAGGCGCGAGGGGGGCTCCGGCTGGGC from Aquisphaera giovannonii includes these protein-coding regions:
- a CDS encoding protein kinase domain-containing protein, whose amino-acid sequence is MVPVLVLCTNPACRASYSLSEADLRDERCRSCGHPLEVPRDSASRPSTSSSSGRSAPASGSPRLDDGSSFGRYRIVRCLGQGGMGSVYLAHDTQLERPVALKIPRLAERDGPEAIERFRREALAAAALDHPNLCPVYDVGEVDGSPYLTMAYIEGRPLSDLVDRPEPVTPRQAAAIVRKLALALQEAHDRGVVHRDLKPSNVLIARRRELVVVDFGLARREGAGDARLTRSGMILGTPTYMAPEQVAGDVDAVGPRSDIYALGVILYELLTGRVPFDGPVTLVLAQVMVAQPEPPSRLRAEVGPDLEAICLRALAKRPEGRFATMAEFAAALNGCVRGPAAGTNPVGGPIAEALAGPPQAAPAPPGPTRGESLLASLFEGLASRTSAAATSVPATEPAVATTPPPPRRRRPLAAAAGGAVAALAIVLGIVIYVRTGEGTVRIEVSDPKADVQVKVDGDAISVEGLGEPLKLRVGGHLLEVEGKDFASRSESFTIKRGDNPAIRLTLVPKPKAPEPPAGSGDGPRPSEGAAAGPKPSAGTVDYLERIGVAQRLIDEGKAHEARAALAACRPEDRNWEWRYLSALIATPADAEGGAEAERSVRPARFLAFDNPGRAGIVTFSPDGREAAVGGNDEKWTFAPLNFYDASTGRLRSSIPDVWGGFPAYSPDGTLVAAIGSNTIKVWKAATHELVADLRGEGSEKYLFTQLAVSPDGRLVAAGDQAKFGVRVWSVGDGKLLHSWADHSNKCWLVAFTPDGRRLVSYGADGMVRVREVRTGNESGSFRVGDVSQQTFGGLSADARRVAAIADSHISIWDVATGEALVTLAGLRARSASFSPDGSRLVTGGQDGQIKIWDTRTGKLALTLRDQGPVTWTSAACFSPDGRRLAAWAGGGEYITTVRIYDAGRPFLAAPPEAHGAATGPRPAEARDRSSQAATSAKVPSPDPATTRNTKLRVGVPDRLRDYRDQLAKAMDAGRARSWDLMVNLLDECPDDLRGWEWGYLRRMAHRSIRIATTGSQKGVRPDEPPRPALTLNLPGVVSFVAFSPSGTRLALAHSWDGKVLVSDVRSGKEVVNLFGHTKQVWGIAFSPDGTRLATGSSDRSVRLWDAGSGRLLRIMEGHSDGVEPVAFSLDGRYLASGGNDGVVRIWEAATGREARALSEPTGGVHGVRYSHDGRQLVCISTDEKGTVNVFDAESGQSRKTFRAQPWPGRMDISPDGRNIVTSSWGEPRLVVSDLATGQARRTIGGPDTKVHLVRYSPDGRWFVSSDGDGNLRFWESSTGREVHTVHAHADAIWGLDFSRDGLRLASGSYDRSVKVWNLLVGSPECRTLRGHKSRVHMAIFSTDGSHVASSSVDGTVRIWNLDSGAPPRILKGNGVQLYSVAYDPDGKSIAAVAHDGLAHIWSVATGDLIRTINAGPEAAYGVSYSRDGKRLTTSGVAGFQTWEVATGRKLMDQGPPGPKVPGVATDAVLASTRDGRRAATRGSDGTVVIKDVQTGATIAKLVGHTQLLGSATYSPDGRRIVTWGWNPPDRWDPIPPGTFDVPGDMRIWDAESGQEILKVVGESGVIFHASFSPDGQKLAVANAGQTVDILDATWPAPSEGPR